A single genomic interval of Gossypium raimondii isolate GPD5lz chromosome 11, ASM2569854v1, whole genome shotgun sequence harbors:
- the LOC105804080 gene encoding probable xyloglucan endotransglucosylase/hydrolase protein 6: MTMALTNAFVLLFSCVLAISFCVWGKPATFLDDFQITWSDSHIRQIDGGKAIQLVLDQNSGCGFASTRKYLFGRVSLKIKLIPGDSAGTVTAFYMNSDTDTVRDELDFEFLGNRSGQPYTVQTNIYAHGKGDREQRVNLWFDPSADFHTYTIMWNHHHIVFYVDDVPIRVYKNNEARNIPFPKFQPMGVYSTLWEADDWATRGGLEKIDWSKAPFLAYYKDFDIEGCPVPGPASCASNTGNWWEGSTYQALNAMEARRYRWVRMNHMIYDYCTDKSRYPVIPPECIAGI, from the exons ATGACAATGGCATTAACGAAtgcttttgttttgcttttctcTTGTGTTCTTGCAATTTCCTTCTGTGTTTGGGGTAAACCAGCTACTTTTCTTGATGATTTTCAAATTACTTGGTCTGATTCCCATATTAGGCAAATCGATGGAGGGAAGGCCATCCAACTTGTTCTAGACCAAAATTCAG GCTGTGGATTTGCTTCAACAAGGAAGTATTTGTTCGGACGTGTCAGCTTGAAGATCAAGCTTATACCTGGTGACTCCGCCGGAACAGTCACCGCTTTTTAT ATGAACTCTGATACAGATACAGTAAGAGATGAGCTAGATTTCGAGTTCTTGGGAAACCGTAGCGGCCAGCCTTATACTGTCCAAACCAATATCTATGCTCATGGAAAAGGAGATAGGGAACAAAGGGTTAACCTTTGGTTTGATCCTTCTGCAGATTTCCATACTTACACTATTATGTGGAATCATCATCATATTGT CTTCTATGTTGATGATGTGCCAATCCGAGTTTACAAGAACAATGAAGCTAGAAATATACCATTCCCTAAGTTTCAGCCAATGGGAGTCTATTCAACACTGTGGGAAGCTGATGATTGGGCGACAAGGGGAGGCCTGGAGAAAATTGATTGGAGCAAAGCTCCTTTCTTAGCTTACTACAAGGACTTCGACATCGAAGGATGCCCAGTGCCAGGCCCAGCAAGCTGTGCCTCAAACACAGGGAACTGGTGGGAGGGATCTACTTATCAAGCCCTTAATGCCATGGAAGCTAGAAGGTATAGGTGGGTTCGTATGAACCACATGATCTACGATTACTGCACCGACAAATCCAGATACCCAGTTATCCCACCGGAGTGTATCGCTGGCATCTGA